The nucleotide sequence CCCCCCGAAGCGCCGCCCACAGTAATCGTTGATGACGGGGAAGCAGTGGCTGCCGAAAAGCCGGAAATCGGCTGGTTCCAGAAAATGGGCATTGACCTGGATACGCTCAAAAAAGCGACAATGGACTACATGCGAAACTCTTTAAAATCGATTGCCGTCAGCACCATGCAGTCAGCATTGAACTTCACCACGACCTCCTTTTTCGTGGCCATCTTCGTGATCTTTCTGCTGGCAGGACGCGACCCGAATGCCGTTGTCAAAAATGAAATCTACTTTGAAATCGAGCAGAAGATTCGCAGCTACATTTCGACCAAGCTCGTCTTGTCATTGATCACAGGTACCCTGGTCGGCGTGACGTTGAAACTGTTTGGGCTGGAACTCGCTCTGGTATTTGCCATCCTGACCTTTCTGCTGAATTTCATTCCATCTGTCGGTTCGGTGATCGCAACCTTGCTCCCGATTCCGGTTGCGTTTGCCCAGTTCTCAGACAGCCCGTGGACGATTGCCGGCGTGATCCTGATTCCCGGCGGGATTCAAATGGCCATCGGGAACGGCATTGAACCGAAACTGATGGGCGAAGGCCTGCAGTTGCACCCGGTGACCGTCCTGCTGGCATTGTCCTTCTGGACTCTGCTGTGGGGTCCCATCGGTGCAATTCTGGCCGTTCCCATCACCGCGGCAATCCGGATTGTCCTGATGCGATTTGAATCTGGACGGACTGCTGGCAACCTGCTGGCCGGCATCCTGCCCGGTGGATCGACAACCGTGGCGTGAGGAAGGTGATGCCTGCTCACATTTGTTCTACCACGAAAAACATGAAACCACACGAAAGCAAAAAGGGTGGTGGGTGTGTTATTAACCGTAGAATGGATTGATTAGCCGCAGAGCGTTAGCTCCGGTTGTCTCCCAATCTGCAGTAACTGCGTCTAAGACCGTACAGCTCATGCAAAATAAAGGGTAAGCCCCGGATGTAATCCGGGGTTGTCACAGACAACAGGAAACTGTCAGAGTAATCGCACAACCAGGTTTCAAGTTTCCAATCTGCCCTGAAGTAGGTGCGGCTTGCTTCTTAGGGAAGAGTGAGTAGCAATGAGAACGAAACAAGGCAAACCAGATAAATGTAAATATTGCGATTCAACTCGGATTATCCCCGGAGTTAATGGGTCTCCATCGGATAACGAAATTTATACCCTCAAATTACAAGATAAAATTGCCCTTATAGGATGTTTTGAAATAATTAAAGGGTGTGCAATATGGGCCTGTGCAGATTGTGGTGAATGGGTTCAAGACGAAGCCTATCTTTATGATGAATCGAACAGTGAACTCATACAGGCTTATGAAGATGCGGTTAAAAACGCCGTTGACAATCTTGAGGTGCTAAGTGAAACGGAAATGAGAAAACTGATTGGTTTTCGTTTCTTACGTTCATACTCACGGGAATATCTGGATGATAGAATTTTCGAGCTAGTGAAGACTACAGAATCATTTTTAATTAAGACCGCTGACGGTACAAAACATGAGTTTGTCAGTAATTCCCTCATTCCCATCGACTATTTTGGAATGATGGACGATTACCTTGGCGAAGAAGGCACTAAAGAGTTTGCAGTTTGGATCCACAAGAAAGAACGTGAGGCGGTTGCAACTCGGGTCGCCTCTGGCAAAATCCAAGTAAAACGAAAAGATATCGCCAGCTCTGAGGGACAGAGTCCGTGAGAAAGCGATCAGCAACATGGAGAGCGTACCGAACTAAGATACGTAACCGTGCCGAGCGCAGCGAGCAGGAGGTGGCAGCTACCCGGTTCGTTCCAGAAGCAGACGTCCTATACTTTCCCGGCACGGCCGGACGAGCCGGACCGTGGCACACTGGAAACCTCTGTCATGTGGTTGTAATCCCAAGCATATCAGACGTCCGTGTGCCACCGCTCGGCTTGACCGACGGTACTGATGCAACATCAAAGAAACTCACCCGGGGCGGCCGCTTAATATACGGTCATGGTATTAGAGACTTCCGTTCCCGGACCGACGTCGATGTCGCCGGAAACCAGGTTGTCGGTGATTTGAATCTGCTGGCCACCAGTGACGCGGATTGCGAAGTTTTTCTCGCCTTCGGTGATCAGGCAGTCGGAGATGCGGGACTGCTTGACGTTTGACAGCAGAATGCCGCCGTTCTGACACTGGCGAATCGAACAGTTTGTGATGTTCATTCGCGCACAGTTCTCCAGGATCAGACCGGCGGGAACATTCCGGGTCGCCAGGATATTCAGCGCATTAAGCGTGCAGTCGGTGCAGTCTTTGAAGACGTTCGCGTCTTTGGTTTTCGCCCGGTAATCCGGGTTGCGATCCAGCAGATTGGAGCCGAGCACAATGTGAGACGAATCTTCCACCAGCAGATTGTGTTCGTACGCCTGCCAGAGGGTATTGCCGGTGATTGTGACGCCCCGCGCATGTTTGAGGTGAATATTGACGGCGACATCACTCATCGAATTGTCGGCAATTGCGAAATTTCCTACCTTGCGGGGGTCTTCGGGACCGTTTCCGATAAACCGCACGTTCGCGGAATCGGGTGCGTTATTCGTGTGTTGAATGGTACAACCAAAGATCGCTCCTTCACGGAGTGAGCCTTTCGAGATATCAAACAGAATGTTGGCCGTGGGCTCTGTTTCCTCTCCCATGTTACCTTCAATGTCACAGTTGCCGATCTGAATATTGCGGATCTCACTCTCGCGAACCACAATTCCGCCCTGCTTGTTGTAGCTGATATGCGAGTCGGAAATGTTGATCTGATGCAGGTTCAGCTGATCGAGATAAATGCCGACTCCCTCGTTCTCGTAAAGGTGACAGTCATCGATGGACACGTTGCGATTCCGCTCATGCAGGCGAATCCCATGCAGGGCCTTCCGCACCACGAGCCGCGTGATCGTCAGCTGCATCGTTTTGATCGCCTCCACGCCGATGGCCTTGGGGTGTTTACCGACAATTTCAATGCCGTCCACCATCGGCGTCCGCTCCTTGTCCCATACTGCTGGCTGAAACGTTTTAGGGCTCGCGGTTCCGTTATGGGTACCGATAAATCGAAACGCGGGCCCCTCGCCTTCCATCAGAATCGTCGCTGTTCCATCACCGGAAATCGAAGTCGGGCCGACTTTGGCTAAATCAATCACGACCGGCTTCGTGAAACGATATTGGCCCGTCGGAAACCGAAGTACCCCGACCGATTCATCAACCAGTTTCTGAATGGCAGCCGTGTCATCAGTTTTGCCATCTCCGACGACGCCAAAATCTGATATCTTGACATTTTGTGCATATCTTACATATTTAATTTTCTTCGGCAGTTTCACCAATGGCTGAGATGCTTCGTGATGATTCAAGAACAGCCCCGTTAATACGAGTGTGATCACACCGAGCGGGATGAGCGTTTTCAGTTTCATGGCATCAACTTTCAATGCAGGTTTTTCTGGCAGGAGATCGCCGACAATGCGGACGGCCCGATAATTTAAGGAAGCTTATAAATGAGTCTACGTAACAGCGCTGTCAGGTTCAACTGACATGCCAGTGAAACGCAGCAGGTCTTCCGGGCAACGCAGGCAGCAGCTTACTGATGATACACGGGCCGCGGTTCATCGCCGGCGATGATTTTCAAATAGCTCTGGTAACGCTGACGGGAAATAAAATCATGGGCGACGGCGCGTTTCACGCCGCAATCGGCTTCATGCGTGTGCGAGCAATCCGGAAAACGGCACTGGGTCACAAACGGGATGAAGTCGCGGAAAAAGCCTTCGACTTCCTCAGGGATCACATCCCACAGCTCCAGCTGACGAATTCCCGGAGTGTCGACCACCCAGCCACCGGAGGCGATTTCGAGCAGCAATGCAGAACGGGTTGTGTGCCGCCCCTTGCGGTTTTCCTGGCTGATCTCCGCCGTCTCCAGCGAAAGCCGTTCGTCGACCTGATTCAGCAGCGATGACTTTCCCACGCCACTCTGCCCGGAAAAGACACTCTGTTTGCCTTTGAGCAGGGACCGCAGTCGCGGAATGCCGGTTCCATCCACGACGCTGGTCAACACGATATCATATCCCATCTGTGCATACACGCCGATCAAAGGCTGAAAGGCGACCGGGTCAACCA is from Gimesia maris and encodes:
- a CDS encoding AI-2E family transporter, producing MSTPLQPSDEQAKVITGCLLLLSIIALAGVFYVTQAVLVPFVIAIFIATIVTPLVDLLVLKWKMPQIIAISLTLLLVLSFGFLICMTLIYSTQQVIYKAENQYSEKFGIFINSVFEAAKEADDLPVRKLEEDTKEPQPETPDQKEAPPEAPPTVIVDDGEAVAAEKPEIGWFQKMGIDLDTLKKATMDYMRNSLKSIAVSTMQSALNFTTTSFFVAIFVIFLLAGRDPNAVVKNEIYFEIEQKIRSYISTKLVLSLITGTLVGVTLKLFGLELALVFAILTFLLNFIPSVGSVIATLLPIPVAFAQFSDSPWTIAGVILIPGGIQMAIGNGIEPKLMGEGLQLHPVTVLLALSFWTLLWGPIGAILAVPITAAIRIVLMRFESGRTAGNLLAGILPGGSTTVA
- a CDS encoding right-handed parallel beta-helix repeat-containing protein encodes the protein MKLKTLIPLGVITLVLTGLFLNHHEASQPLVKLPKKIKYVRYAQNVKISDFGVVGDGKTDDTAAIQKLVDESVGVLRFPTGQYRFTKPVVIDLAKVGPTSISGDGTATILMEGEGPAFRFIGTHNGTASPKTFQPAVWDKERTPMVDGIEIVGKHPKAIGVEAIKTMQLTITRLVVRKALHGIRLHERNRNVSIDDCHLYENEGVGIYLDQLNLHQINISDSHISYNKQGGIVVRESEIRNIQIGNCDIEGNMGEETEPTANILFDISKGSLREGAIFGCTIQHTNNAPDSANVRFIGNGPEDPRKVGNFAIADNSMSDVAVNIHLKHARGVTITGNTLWQAYEHNLLVEDSSHIVLGSNLLDRNPDYRAKTKDANVFKDCTDCTLNALNILATRNVPAGLILENCARMNITNCSIRQCQNGGILLSNVKQSRISDCLITEGEKNFAIRVTGGQQIQITDNLVSGDIDVGPGTEVSNTMTVY